The segment atactagctctggaactttctttttgaccgaccgttcctCAACCAGATTTGCGcactttttctctttggcataatactttacgccattcaaaattccatagcaccatcacccccccccccgcctgctaccgaccttggtcgggctgctggcggtccctcccccccccccccccacacctttcctgtcttggacgggcgtgcgctacaacagcttgttctgaatgtgcacgtaaagccctattacctgacctgacctgatgttAACGTGTATTAATCAAACTGATGTAAGCTTTGATCATAGAATAGACCAATGAAGTCCATTTAACGAAACAACAAATCTCCATTTTGGCCTTCAATGTCCTTTGTTTCTCGCTGGCTTATTTTCACACCCACGACCGTCTTTCAGAATTCGCcgttacaaaataagacaaaaatggTTTTGCTCCGGGACACTTACCATTTGCATATAACaaagttcaaattatgttttcataatatttcaaccaatagaacaagccatctacaaacattagtttgCTTGCTGACATCATTTGCATATACCaaagttcaaattatgttttcgtaatatttcaaTCAATAGAAAGAGCCATCTAATTACACATGCGCATTTATTCACAATAGTTCTCTTGAGATATTTACAGCATGATACGTCTGTTAAAATCATGCAATGTGCGGAGCTATAGTTAGTGGGGTAGGGGTGGGAACTTTCCCCTATCCAATAAATTCCCcaaacttaaatatatatatatatatatatatatatatatatatatatatatatatatatatatatatatatatatatatatatatatatatatatatttctagttCTACATATCATAAAAGGTTTCTTTCAGatgatcaatttaaaaaaaaaaattagtactTAATTCTCCATACTATTCCCATCCCGAGAAATATAAACTACGTCCTTGAGTTTTAATACATTCTGATACCACTACAGCCCTAACGCACACTGATAAAACTACCCCAAACTGCATTTGCACGTGCGACACGAACACAATGTGAGGCTCACAATGTCTGGTCCAcgttattttcgtttcattatttactactttctaGTTGTTGATTTTATTAACCATAGAACTAATTTAATAATACACTCGACCTtaagttatacccacacttactCGGTCGGTGAATATCCCAACAGTTTTTGTCGGGAGATGACCCACGACCAAAACTGATGGGATATTCACCAATACACCTCTTAAAGTGTGGGTACAACTATTACTTTCCCATGGGGATATAACACATTTGGCATAATAATCAATTTGATAGGGTGGAAAATGAAGTCATACGACCCTGATGATTAGATATGTCCGCGTTCGACTAACGATATATTTACCTATACTTGTAAACCACTAGCTAGTTGGGGTTTCGGTGTTAAAATGCTTCCATTACTTAAACAAACACATGTACAagcttgttattattttgtacacgtttttgttattttttagcaACTTGTCTTCATTTTTCCGCAGGTTTACCCTAGTTCGCATAGAACGTTCTCTTTACACCAAATTTGCAAATCATTCTGACTATGTGGTTCTTCGTGGGATTCATATTATGATACGTCAAACGTCAATGCCCTCAACgcagttattttgtttttttctgattGACGGACCATAGTCATAATTCAGTGACTTACAAAAAACCATTAATAATAAGTGAGacatggtggttatgtagataaTTAAATGACGTACTTTTAGGAACAACTCaaaataatactttgttgggccTTTATGTTTGCAACTTTTAATTTGAGAAAATAACGATTCATTACGTAACCGATTgaccgttcgcgtaaatttgaAGTTTGGGAACTGCccctaagtcatattttagaatAAAACCAGTTTATACTGTGTATGACAGAAGGTTGTTCACGGAAAATCAACTGAATGGATTTAAGAGTCACGTGTAATAGGCTATATTTTTTAGTATATCACccgtacatgtattattttagtACGATAAATCTGCCGTCAAAATTAATTCAAATTGTATCATTACAATTAGGTAcgttactataatatatgttttctttCAGATCAGAATTTCTCAAATAATGAATCGTACTAAAAAGAACATTCTCCAAAACATGCACGAAGAGATGGTTAAAGGTACGTTCAATGACCTTGACATTGTCTGTGAGAATGGGACAACGAGTGCAAACCGCTTGGTCCTGGCCGCGATGTCATCTCACTTCAGGGCAATGGTGACATCAGACATAACAGAGAGTCAAACGGGCGTCTTAAATCTGCCCACTGTCACGGTGTCAGTGTTTCACGGTATTCTTAAGATGTATTTGTGTTCAATTGATCTTGTAAACGAAGACAAGTGCAGCAACATTTCAGACGCATGCGAAATGATGCAGCTTGATGACGTCAAAGATCTGTGTCATCGTTATCTTAAGAAAAGTCTTGTGCTCCATACGGATAACTGTCTACATTGGTGGAGACTTATGAACCGCTACAATGTTCCTGATTTGTCGAACAGAGCAGTTTCTTATCTAACAGAAAACTTGACTGACTTTGTTGAAAGAGAAAACATTGTTCATTTGTCAAAGACAGAACTTCTAGAAATATTGTCTAAATATGACTTGAAATGCAAGGAAGACATAATTCTGAAAGGTGTTAATGAAGTGGCTTGAAACAAATAACATGGATGCATATGACGTAACACGTATCTTTGAAGTGATCAGAATTGATCTCGTTGATCCACAGTTTCTCATTGAAAACGTTGTTTTTTCAGAACTCATTTGTGGAAATAAATCTGTTCAgcaaatgataaaaaatgtGCGGCGTTCAGAAGATCTGACAACAGGTTGTGCCAGCAGATATGTTTTCGAGTTACATCACAACAAAACTTCACTTCTGTCTTGTTTTACACCAGAAGGGACACGTGAAGACGTTCCACCTGCTCCAGTAGATCCTGGATATTGTTATTCAGCAGCGAGTCTAGGTAAcaagatctacatcactggcggTGGCAGTAGAAGAAAATGTACACTCGTTTACGACGTCTGTAGAAGACAGTGGGAAACAGGTCCGGAACTCGAAGAAGAACACTATTATCACTGCATGGCCACAGCTAATTCTAAAGTGTATGCAATTGGTGGTAAGTACAGCAACACGATTGAAGAGATGAGCGAGAGTGGAACACGCTGGCAGGTTGTTGGAGATTTGAAACAGAAGAGAGAGTTTGCATTCGCTGCTACAGTTAAACACAACATTCTGGTGATGGGTGGACGGAGTAGAGGAAGTGGATCAGATGTTATCCAGTGTTTCAGTACAGCGACTCGCTGTTTGTCGAACCTCAGCGCACGTTTACCATGCCACTCAATGTGTCTGAGAGGTTCAGTTCACCTCCTTGATTTATATCTGCTGGATAATGATGGAAATGTGATGCACGTCCAAGTCACTGACAGTGATGGTGAAATCAAGATTCAAGTCATGTCAACAACGAAATGGCGATCATTTAAATATTGGTTTGGCGTATCATGGCAAAACGGAAGCTTATTGTTCTTCAGTGGCTTTGACACTAACTGtgtaattacaaaatacaacctGGGtgaaggaaaagaagaaaatataactGTTCCACAATCAACGAGAATTGGTCGTGTGTATGATGTTCTGCCAGTGTATCATAAAGCATAATAGATTTTGAGTTGAGTTTATTCTGGGGCATAacattgtttgtgtatttactCTGATTGATTGAGTAGGTCTCTTCCTATTAGGATCTATTTAAAGTATGCGTAAAACATCACTAGAAGTTTGATGAATTTGGTCACATAACCTGTAAAGAAACTGAAATTTGAGTtaaccaaacaaaatataacaaaattaagacTCCTTAAAGAAATGTATTCAATTGTTTCTCGATTTTGCCTAATGGCTGGGTCATGCATCGCTTGGCCTATTTTAGTATGTAACTGCATTATGGCTATGAAGCTATAAACcgtggttttattttgtttggctagTTCTAGGTGTTTAAAGCTGCTGTTATTACAATGTTTGCCAGTGCAAAAAGACAAACATAACAACACTTCTAATAAACTCGAGCTGGCGTGCGTCTTCACAAGAAACGTACATGGTAAAAAGCATCTTGTCATTTTGAAGACGATAATAACGGAAAGGTAGTTTGtcagttatttccctttattGGATTGGATTCATATCaaagagaaaacaaagaaaaacaatcaCACTGTATGGAGAACTTTCGTTTAAGAGTGACTGTGTGCAACACAGTGCACTGTGTGCATTCACACAGGTTTAAATTCAGTGTTTCACGTATGTGTATAATCAAATAATGTGTGTAATCaaataatgtgtttctggttgtgtGTGTAACATATTGACCAAGTGCTTGTTTCTGTGAAAGATTTTCTTGTTGGTGTATGTTccccttttttaattttaaaatgaacagTAACCATAAATACTATGGTTTGTATGGAAGGTGAGCGAGCGATGTGATAAGGTGTGTCACTGGTACGGACCACaatgaaataaagtaaagttttgattaacgacaccactagagcacattagtatactaattatcggctattgcatgccaaacatttggtaattaatgcagcgagggatcttttatatgcactttcccacagacaggaaagaacatacccaggcctttgaccagttatggtgcactggttggaacgagaaaaacccaatcatttgaatgaaTCCACTGCGGTAGTTTGATCCTGCGGAGCAAGGACCGCAGAACGAGCACTTAACCgtctgaactaaatcccgccactTGGATCACAATAGGGAGATCAgctctaaatggttaaatattaaaaattggcaataatgaaataaatcgtgtgtgtgtgaagacttttccatgctcctataccactaaggcttcgagcatgtccaccccgggttcggtctctggaggccaggggcccaatcctGGACAGAAATTActtaggacaattttgaaattaaaccaATGGGGAATACggatattatataattagtttttatttgcgcaattccaaaaataataattaatataaaatatataatccatTCAATTTAAAACTTTGTCGCTAATTTAGAACGAgcatttcaaaaatacaaatagtacAGAAACTCTTTATTTTAGCCCTATTATTTATTAGTAGGAGGTTGATTAAGGGAGGTAAAGCAGCCGCCACAGGGTCCCATTTCCCTCTATctcaataaagttaaaaacacgtataaaataaattaaaacaaattaaaagagcATGCTTGTAAAcctataaattttaaaacataaacacccaataaaaattaaaagcatttcatacaatatatttggTCGGCGAGGAGGGGGCTATTACTGCCAGATAGCAACCCCATCATCAACccgaaataaaaaaaagattcaTTCAAACACCCACAccacaatataaattaatttaaaaattaaaatacaatatattatttatatacaatataattaaaagttttttttttttttttaattttaaaaaccggtacattacattaaaaatttaaaatccagCAAGCCAGGCGCAACATTGCAGACGGAAGGGGCGAAAGACCGGACAGTAGGGGCGCAGGTAACACCCTTCCAACCCCAGAAGGGGTGAGGAGCAAACAATAATGAGTGCTATTACCCAGCCCACCAACAGTGATTATTTATTGTGGGTCCCACAAAAGGAACGGGCCTGCCACATTTTCACCAATCTAACAATGCCTAGGCTATGTCAGGAAGCGCCCCCAGGAGAACCctataatagtatatatttattttagattgATATACAAAAGCGACCAACAACCTGtctattgtatttttatattctttaggtggatttaataaattataagcattaaactctaatttaattttaataaaataattaatcagTTTCAGTCTAATTTTGTCATGTTTAGTACATTTTATCAAAAAATGATTAACATCTTTGATTGTATGACATACTAAACAGTTGGGTGActtaacttttttaattttaaatctaaCATCATTTAAAGCCGAAGAGACACCCATTCTAAGTCTTGCAATAATTCTAGTTACCttaacattaaaagaaactggCCCAGGAGTGGTCGCTTTTGGTTTAATGTAGGCATGCCACACCCTGGCTCTGTGGTTCCATTCGGTTTGCCACAGAGCCACCAGGTGTGGCTCAGCTATGGAATTTATTTCGTTAACATTATGTTCTATTGGAACGCCGATTGCCGGTTCCAGCAAACTCTTTTTAGCGTTGGCATCGGCTGCTTCATTACCAGATATTCCCATATGAGCCGGAACCCATTCCATAACGACTTGGATACCCAGAGcagcaatattaaaatatagtttataaattttatttataatttccgATCTGATACTATGGGCTCCATTGATT is part of the Gigantopelta aegis isolate Gae_Host unplaced genomic scaffold, Gae_host_genome ctg1951_pilon_pilon:::debris, whole genome shotgun sequence genome and harbors:
- the LOC121391210 gene encoding uncharacterized protein LOC121391210, producing the protein MDAYDVTRIFEVIRIDLVDPQFLIENVVFSELICGNKSVQQMIKNVRRSEDLTTGCASRYVFELHHNKTSLLSCFTPEGTREDVPPAPVDPGYCYSAASLGNKIYITGGGSRRKCTLVYDVCRRQWETGPELEEEHYYHCMATANSKVYAIGGKYSNTIEEMSESGTRWQVVGDLKQKREFAFAATVKHNILVMGGRSRGSGSDVIQCFSTATRCLSNLSARLPCHSMCLRGSVHLLDLYLLDNDGNVMHVQVTDSDGEIKIQVMSTTKWRSFKYWFGVSWQNGSLLFFSGFDTNCVITKYNLGEGKEENITVPQSTRIGRVYDVLPVYHKA